Below is a genomic region from Caballeronia sp. SBC1.
GGGAATAAGCACGAGTGCTGCGGCAGCAGCAACGACGCCGAAATACACCAGATAGAAACCCTTTGCGTCCGACACACCACGGTGCAGCGAGTGACGAATCTTGAATACGTCGCCAATGGCATAGGCTGTCGACAGCGACACCGCAGCAGCACCAATGATGCATGCGTCAAGCAAAGCCACGGCGAACAGCGTGGCGCTCGTGCGTCCCGCGTATTTGCTCAAGCCCGCGATCACCCCGCCTGCATCGGTGAAGTTGCCGAACTCGGGCTTGCCGGCATACAGCGCCGCGCAAAAGGACATCATTGCCACGCCGCCGATCATCACGAAGACAATACCGGCTCTTTTGAAAACTCAGTGGGTAATGCGGCTCAGCGGGCATGCGCGTTGAACGCGGTGAAGTTAAGTTTTCCGGCAATGAGAAACAAGACCGTGCGCATGGTTTCAAAGCGTGCATATCCACGAGCCTTGCGCTTTGCTGCCTGAAACAGGCCGTTGATGGCCTCGATGAAACCGTTGGTCTGACGGGTCTGGGTCCAGGCAACGATTCCATCGAAATGTCTGCGAACCAAACGCACGACATCCTTCATGGGCTCGACCTTGGAGCGCATGACGTTGGTGCACCACTGATGCAGCATCTCGGAGACGACGTTGATTTGTTTGCGCTCGAGAATGTCGCGCAATTGTTCTCGGTAAAGCCAGGCTCGGGCGGTGCGATTGGTCGTGTACTGACTGACCAACGCCTCAAGGTCGGTGAGTTGCGCAAGGTTCAGTTTGTCGGCGTCCTTGAGCAACGTCCAACGCATGCCTTTAAGCTGAGGGTCCAGTTTCTGCTGCTGCCGACGTACTGTGTCGAGCGCCTTGGACGCGTGAGCGACGACGTGGAACTTGTCAAAGGTCACTCGCGCTTCGGGGAGATGCTCATTGACGCCCTTGATGAAAGCCGGCGACATGTCGATGCTGACCGAGCTCACTTGCTCGGGCGAGCCGCCGTGTTCGCTCAGGTAGGTGGCCAAGCGCTCTATCGTGCTGGCATCCTTGCCTGTGGTGACGAACGCGACCCGCCGCGCCTGCATGTCGGCGACCAGCGTCAGATACTCATGACCGCGACGGTACGAGGTTTCGTCAATCGCCACGGCCGTCACACCCGACAGGTCGGCGGCCGCGAGTGCCAGCTCCACATACCGCGAACAGATGGCATGTACTCGATGCCACGACAGATTGACCGCGCGTGCAACGGCGGCGAACGGCATCTGCTGCGCGAGCATCAGCACTAACGCCTCGAACAACAATGTGAAGCCGCTGAGCTGGCCCACCCAACCTGGCTCAACCAAACGCACTGAACCATCGGGCAGGCGCACCCTGGGCACCCGCACTTCGAGGAAGCACTCGTGCTGAAAGAAATTCAGATGCCGCAGGCGCTTGATTTGCGTGTCGTGCACGGGATGCTCGCCGGCAACCCCGGCATAGCTAAATCGGCTGCCTGCAACGAAGTCAACGGCGATGTTGAGCTGCCGCTGAGCAGCATCGAAGTCAACACTTCGGACATACCAAGGAGCCGTGATACCGAGGGCGGATTCGAACAATTGATTCGTCATAGCTGATTGGCTTTACATGGGTGATTCCCGCATTCTGCCGCAATCACCCATGAATCATCTTACTGGGTGAGCGCGCCTCAAGGGTTCGCTGCGCCGGGCTCACGCCCGCCCTTGACCCGCCAAACCCACCCACTCCAAATTCAAAAGAGGCACAATACCGATCCACAGGTCGGCTTTCTCATACTTCATGAAACGCGGCGTAATACGCTTGTCGACTACATAGCTCTGCTGGAAAAACAATTGCCACGGTGCAACGGTGGTGCCAACAATACCGATCACGAGCAACATCACGTCGCTCAGCTTCGACTGCGCCGGCCAGGTCGGCACAAAGAAGTTGCTTGCCATCTGCGACACAGGTGGGTGGATCGACACGAGCACGGGAACGAGCAGCAAGCTCAACAGACATAAAACAATAGCGAAACGCTCGAAGCGTCTGAAGTTTCCTGTGCTGACGGCCGCCATGGTCAAGGCTGCGGCAATGCACACGCCCAGGACTTTGGAAATGCCAAAGAAATCGAGGACAAACGTGATGCCGATAAACTCGGTGACAATAGTGAGCGCGTTAAGAATAAACAGGTCGATGACGCTAAAGGCGCCCCAGAATTTTCCAAAGCGTTCGAAGATCAGGCGGGCGTGACCGACTCCGGTAACGGCTCCCAGACGCAGCACCATTTCCTGGTTGACGAATAAAACGGGAACCAGCAGCAGCAACGTCCAGAGCAACGTTGTGCCGTAGTTCTGCCCCGCTTGCGTGTAGGTTCCGAAAGCGCCGGCATCGTTGTCGCCCACCATCACGATCAGACCGGGCCCCAGAATGGCCAGAAGCGTGCGGATACGTGCCCACCAATTGGTGCGTGCGCCTGTGTCATGTTGGGCGATCGTGCCGAGTGCACCCTTGATGTCACCAACGTGAGCGTCATCTAGCACCGCGCTGCGTGGTGGTAGAACTTGAGATGGTAGAACTCGAGATGGCGTGGACATTGTTATTTTCCAGAAAGCGTGGGTGGCCGATAGAGGAAGTGCCGTGCTTGTCCCGCATATGAACGACGTGAGTCATCCCTTGATAGAACTCAGGAGACCCAAGCGTGTACGCGGGAACGTTAATCAGGCGTGAAACACGAATTGGCGGAATGTGCGCCATGCATTGGCGCAACGGTGCCGGCTGGTCGATTCCAGCGACAGCATGGCGTTGTAGTGAAGGCGTGATTCCTGGACGTGCGGAAGGTGTGAGACGAGCAAACCGAAGTTCATGATGCTTCTCCGACATATGGCTTTTCAGTGGTTGGAAAGCCAGTAGAACGGAGTTCGGACACGCGGTGTGTGTGACGAAATGGATCTACTTGCCTTCCCGGGCAAAAATGAAGGTGCTGCAGCGTATGGGATAACTGTCACTGTCCGGCATGGCGGCTCCTTTTGCGTATGCACGCACGTCATCATCCGCACGGCGCGCTTTTTTATTCCAAAGGCGCGAGCGGAACCAGTCGCGAGGGGTTAGCTCGCAACGCGATTCGTATGGACGCAAGCTATTCTGGCGTCCATACGCTTGTTTCAAGGTGCACGGTGTATTTACTGCGGCGCGCACCGTCTGCCTGCTGGCAAGACGGCGGCTAAAGAATCAAGCGCGAACGTCCTGCCCGTCAGGCAGAGAAAAACTTCGAAGGTCGACTACTACAACTGTCCAAGGCATTGGCCCCGTTTGTGACGATTCCCGGATTCTAGGCGCGCGCTAAATGTCAAGTCAACCCCATTTGCTAAGCAGAGCAAAAATAGTTTTGACGCGTGATTAATGCATTGTTGAGGCGTCGTTTTTTAAACTGTCGGCAATGTACACGTAAGAACAATGAAATAATTTATCGTCTAATCCGGCCCTGTTCCGGACTCAACGGGAATGCGGGTGGGAATGCTCTCTCGCTCAATACATGACTTGATTTTCTTACGTCATTTTTACTTGCCAATAAGTTTGGCTCGAGAATACAATCCGCCCGTCTCATCAAAAGGAGTCCCTCGTGGACACATGCCCTAGTAGTAGAAGTTCGATGCCGGCCAGCGCCGGCGAAGCATCCGCGAGATAGCGTCACAGGAAAACTCCTTAGCCGCTAACTCGCCTGGTCGGGTTAGCGCGCTTCATCCAGGACTGGCTTCAGGCCCGTCTGTCTGCAGCACGCTCCCCTTTGTCTGATCGCTCCTTGCAAGTTCACTTGCAAGGCCGCGTCATGTCTTGGCACGTCGCTCGATTCAGTCGAGCTGGACGGGAGTCTGCTCATGTTTGTCGTTTCGCTTATCTCGCGCATCGGTCCGGTATCACGGCCGGCACATCGGTTGTTCATGCTTAACCTGTCCTTGGGGCAGGCTCAGCGTTGTCTGGCGACGCCGGGCAACGCGTGCATTCGCCGCTTCGGGGTCAACGCGATTCGTGCAGCGCGGCGCATGGCCGGTTACGCCAGCGGCCCGCTTACGCCGACAGTCTGCTTGCTCATCGCGCTGACCGTTGCAGCCATTGTTATCGCAGGCGCTTTATCCACTACCTCAGTGGGCGACGAGCTCGGACGCGCCGTGCGTTTGAGCTGGTGGTTTGCCTGAGCGTGGCCGCAGCACGTACTCAATTCTTGCATTCGCCCTTTCACCCGCCCTTTCACTTTCACCGAGAAAAAAATGTAGATCGTAAAAACATCTATCTCTCCACAGACCATGAATAAAAACCTTAAGAATTTGCCTTCCAGTTTTCTCGAAACCGCGCCAACGCCAACGTCCTGCGCTGCACAAGCGCCGCGTCTCTCAAGACTGGCGCGTTCCAGTGTTCGCCACGGGATATCCGTATTACTGTCGGTAGGTGCACTATCCACCGCTGCGGCACAGACGAGTGTCGACGCACCGGGCGCCGGTACCGCCGACGCACAACCTGCCGACGCGCAAGCTGCACCGACGCCAACCGGGCTTTGGGAGCGCTCGACCTTGTTCGGGGATATGGGAGGGCTGCGGCCATGGCTAGGTAATTACGGCGTCACCCTCAGCGTGCAGGAGACCAGCGAGTATCTGCGTAACCTGTCCGGTGGCGTGTCGCGTGAAGGTGCGTACGACGGCCTCACTCAAGCATCCATCCAGGTCGATACATCGAAAGCATTCGGCCTACCGGGCGGTACGTTCAATGTTTCCGGCCTGCAAATTCATGGCCGCAACCTGAGCCAGCACACGCTGCTTACGCTGCAGTCCGCAAGCGGCATAGAAGCAGATGCAAGCACGCGCCTGTGGGAGCTTTGGTACCAGCAGTCCCTGCTTGACGGACGGGTCGATGTAAAGCTTGGTCAGCAAAGTCTCGATCAGGAATTCATGGTCAGCCAGTACGCCGCGCCGTTCATGAACGCGACGTTCGGCTGGCCCGTCCTGCCATCCGTCGACCTGCCCTCGGGCGGCCCCGCTTACCCGCTGTCATCACTCGGCGCTCGTTTCCGGGCGAAGCCATCGGACGCAATGACCGTGCTCGCAGGTGTGTTCGACGGCAACCCGGCCGGAAGCAATACCGGGGACCCGCAACAGCAGAACAATCACGGCACGAACTTCAATTTGAGCAACGGCGCGTTGTTCATTGCAGAAGTGCAGTACGCGATAAATCAACCGCCCGCCGATGCGAAAGCACCTCAGCCAAGCGGGCTCCCAGGCACTTACAAACTCGGCTTCTGGTACAACACCCAGAACTTCGCCGACCTGCAGCACGACACGAACGGCTTGTCGCTGGCCGACCCCGCGTCCAATGGAATCCCCGCGCGTCATCGCGGTGACTATAGCGTCTACGCCGTCGCAGATCAGATGGTCTGGCGTCCAAGTGCGGACAGTCCGCAGTCGGTCGGCGTGTTCGCCCGCGTGATGGGCGCGCCCGGTGACCGCAACCTGGTCGACCTCGGCGTGAACGCAGGCGTCACCCTGAAAGCGCCGTTCAAGGGCCGGGACAACGATATTGCCGGACTTGCTATTGGCTACGCCAGGATCGGGTCGAATGCACAGGGCCTCGATCGGGATACCGCATCGTTTTCGACACCCGGTTATCCGCAGCGCAGTGCTGAAACGATGCTTGAAGCGACCTATCAGTATCAGGTCGCGCCGTGGTGGCAATTGCAGGCCGACTTTCAATACGCGTTCCGGCCGGCCGGAGGCATTCCGAACCCCGCGAATCCGTCCGAGCGTGTACATGACGAAGCGGTGGTCGGGGTACGCACCGTCGTTAATTTTTAAGGAAGCGCTGACATTCTGCGCAAGCGGTCGGGGTTTCGACGTCGCCCGGCGGCTTCTCGTTCAGTCGCCTCGTCCGCTCGCTTGCCACCGCGAATTACGCTATTTTCGACATTGAACGCGCGCTCGCTGCCACGCCGTTACACCGGCGATCTCGCGACGGGCGTTCGAGTAGGACTGCTGCTCGTCGGATGAAACCAATCGGCGAAAC
It encodes:
- a CDS encoding carbohydrate porin; protein product: MNKNLKNLPSSFLETAPTPTSCAAQAPRLSRLARSSVRHGISVLLSVGALSTAAAQTSVDAPGAGTADAQPADAQAAPTPTGLWERSTLFGDMGGLRPWLGNYGVTLSVQETSEYLRNLSGGVSREGAYDGLTQASIQVDTSKAFGLPGGTFNVSGLQIHGRNLSQHTLLTLQSASGIEADASTRLWELWYQQSLLDGRVDVKLGQQSLDQEFMVSQYAAPFMNATFGWPVLPSVDLPSGGPAYPLSSLGARFRAKPSDAMTVLAGVFDGNPAGSNTGDPQQQNNHGTNFNLSNGALFIAEVQYAINQPPADAKAPQPSGLPGTYKLGFWYNTQNFADLQHDTNGLSLADPASNGIPARHRGDYSVYAVADQMVWRPSADSPQSVGVFARVMGAPGDRNLVDLGVNAGVTLKAPFKGRDNDIAGLAIGYARIGSNAQGLDRDTASFSTPGYPQRSAETMLEATYQYQVAPWWQLQADFQYAFRPAGGIPNPANPSERVHDEAVVGVRTVVNF
- a CDS encoding ISL3 family transposase, which translates into the protein MTNQLFESALGITAPWYVRSVDFDAAQRQLNIAVDFVAGSRFSYAGVAGEHPVHDTQIKRLRHLNFFQHECFLEVRVPRVRLPDGSVRLVEPGWVGQLSGFTLLFEALVLMLAQQMPFAAVARAVNLSWHRVHAICSRYVELALAAADLSGVTAVAIDETSYRRGHEYLTLVADMQARRVAFVTTGKDASTIERLATYLSEHGGSPEQVSSVSIDMSPAFIKGVNEHLPEARVTFDKFHVVAHASKALDTVRRQQQKLDPQLKGMRWTLLKDADKLNLAQLTDLEALVSQYTTNRTARAWLYREQLRDILERKQINVVSEMLHQWCTNVMRSKVEPMKDVVRLVRRHFDGIVAWTQTRQTNGFIEAINGLFQAAKRKARGYARFETMRTVLFLIAGKLNFTAFNAHAR